A window of Glycine soja cultivar W05 chromosome 2, ASM419377v2, whole genome shotgun sequence genomic DNA:
CCGAAAATCTGTTAGAATCTAACACGAAAACAGAAGCAAATTAAGCAATGAGTCATAGGTGAAAACACTCAAATCCCAACATACTATTATTGACAGTTTAAGTACAACCTATTTATATGAACGTTATTCTTCAAACATGTTGAAGGAGCCAGAAGGACATTTCCCACAAAAATCTTCGCCTCCATCTATTAAGAACAACATATAACACTCAATCTATACGTCAATGTCTCCAATCAGATTATGTACAGTCAGAAACTAGCATCACTCTTTGAGATGCTACTAATGTTACATCAAGTTCTCTGCAACTCAGGAACTTGCATTTGAAGAAACTTTCACTTTCTTTCACTCTTCACCAACTTTAATGTCACTGTGACTTTGTGAATTATCTTGGTCCAGAAAGTTCCATTGCTTGGGCAAGTAATGAAGAGTCATCAGTGAGATCGGAGTAGCGCTCCGAAGATGAGAGTTCATTGCCTCTACTTCTTGTGGATTCAGCACTCTGTGAGGCCTCCCATTTCTCTGCAAGACCATCTCCTTCAAGCATTCTAACCACTTCAGACATCTTTGGTCTGTGGCTTGGAAGGTATTGAGTACATAAAAGAGCCACTTGAACTATTTCATCAAGCTCAATCCTATCATAGTTGTTTTTCAGGTCCTTGTCAACCAACAAGTCAATTTTCTTCTCTTGATGGATTTTCTTCACCTGCAAGTATGGTGATGGTGAATACATTTAGGACACATCACCTGATAAATTATTCATAAGCTTGACTGTGAAATTTACTGaaataagacttttttttaagaaaaaaaaaactttgacaaGTTTATCTGTGAAATGTTTCAGTAGTTAAGCAAGCAACTGAATTAGATAAATAAAGGTTTAAACAtgcttttaattcatgtaaATATGAGAAACTATGGTTTTATTACTTCAAAAAAATTTTGGTTACTTACAATCCTtaggaatataattttttgtatacgATGTATCGTAACTTAGTGATTACATGACATGTATCTAGACATGCCTTATCAGCTATCACTCTAAGATGGCATGTTTCACTATATATCTAGATGCATGTCGCGTCATCAATAAATCGTTGTAAggattattttcaaaaacatttaaaatttaaaaagaccaaaatcaacaaaagaaaTTTGTCTAAACTAAAACCAAAATTCACCATATTTCCAAATACTATCAAACACATCaaaccataaataaataaataaatgataaagaaaCCAATTCTGTGTAGCTCACCCAGTCTAGCATGGCTCCTTTCTGGTTTGCTGCTTTCCCAAACTCAAGTGCTCTTTGGCCTGATATAAGCTCAAGAAGAAGAATGCCAAACCCAAACACATCTGTTTTCTCAGAAGATTGGCCTGTAGAGAGATACTCAGGGGCTATGTGCCCCACAGTGCCTCTCACTGCTGTTGTCACATGAGAATCCCTGTGGTCCAACAGCTTTGCCAACCCAAAATCTCCCACCACAGCCTCACAATAATCATCAAGCAAGATATTTGCTGCCTTCACATCCCTGTGAATAATCTTTGGGTCACACTGTTCATGCAAATATAGCAAGCCTCTTCCAGCTCCTAAAGCTATTCTCTTCCTTGTAGCCCAGTCCAAAGCTGGCTTGGCTGTATCATCAAAAGGTAAATGAATACTCCTACTTCATAAACCAAAGGTTATATTTGGAAACtcaaaacattttcttttactttggTTTTATGGAAATTGAAGTGCATCCAAGTCTGGGATGTGTATAAAAAGTTTCATGTGTATGGCAGCAGACCCAAGATGGATACATATACAAGCTAACTTGCAATTTGGTCCTAGAAAGTGACTGTTTGTGTTATTTTGGTCCCTGAAAGTTTTTGTTTAGATAAATTAGCCTTTTGAGAGATAAAATTGTTTATAAGTTCACAACTAACTTGTTAGCAAGTAAACACTTCTGATCAATTTTGTACAAAACATGCACTTTAAAGTATTAAAGTCACACAATTACCATTTTGAATAACCAAATTGTGTGTTAAACTCTACACATATAGGAACTACAGAATAGCCATTACCTTTTAGACGGGAAGCAACACTGCCATTTGACATGTAGGGATAAACCAAGAGCCTCTCTGTAGCTGTCATGCAGAACCCATACAGGCGAAGAAGATTCCGATGGACGGCTAAGCTGATCATCTCAACTTCAGTCTGGAATTGGATCTCACCTCCAATGGCATTACCATCTTTAAGCCTTTTTACTGCTATAACTGTACCATCTTGGACATAACCTTTGTAGACATTTCCAAAACCACCTTTGCCAATCAAGTTCTTGCTGCTGAAGTTATTTGTAGCAAGCTGAAGTTCTCTGAAGTGGAACTTCTTGAGGTTTCCAAGACAAACCTCTTCGCGGTGTTGTTCTGAAAGAGAAAAAGCTGAGttaaaatagaagaataaaTCATGATATGCCTACCAAGTTGGTCTATGTTTATGATCCACTAACCATTAACATCAAAGAATATTTGCTTGTTATATCTTTGTCTCCACCAGATGAGGAAACCAAGTCCCAGAATTAGTAAGCATATGCAGCTTAAGCTTGAAGCAAATGCCAAGGCAAATTTGTGACTCTTTGGTCTTTTGGTGGATTGTGAATCTTGAAAAGCATTTCAGGAAACTATGTTAGGGTATGAAGGTAATTGCaagctaaaagaaaaaaataaatacaggGGAAGAGAATGATGGAAGCAATGATTTTAAACATGTTAAGACAACTTAGAAATTGATAGTTATGAACAGTTCTTTGTTTGTGAAATGATTTTGCATCCCAAAACAATAGTTTTGGAATAGAGTTTTAGACTAAGTCCACTTATGACAGATAAGAAGAAAAACTTTAGATGCCACATCATGAGGGAGGAAAAgcataaacaaatataaatataatcacTATGATTACCTTGAGaattatttggagcagaaggaATTGAAGTTGTTCTGAAGCAGTTCTTCTCAACTCCAGTGGCACATATCTGAGGATTGCCTATAATACTGTTTCAAGAGAAGGAAAAACATACAATTACTTAATAACACGTAAACAGCATATGTATGTTTTTTAACTCACTTGAGGAAAACATAGAAAATATTGAAtgagaaaaactaataaaattaagacCAAACACCTTACTTGAATGTTTTTGCATTTATTCTTGGTACAGGTTCACTCAAGTTATTGTAAGAGATATCCCTAAGCAAAATTCAGAAGAAGACAAATTATTGATAAGAAATCAAATTAA
This region includes:
- the LOC114388239 gene encoding protein NSP-INTERACTING KINASE 2-like, which gives rise to MERSGDVALFCLALFFLWTSVAALLSPKGVNYEVQALMSIKNSLVDPHSVLNNWDTDAVDPCNWAMVTCSSDHFVIALGIPSQSISGTLSPSIGNLTNLQTVLLQDNNITGPIPFEIGRLQKLQTLDLSDNFFTGQLPDTLSYMKGLHYLRLNNNSLTGPIPSSLANMTQLAFLDISYNNLSEPVPRINAKTFNIIGNPQICATGVEKNCFRTTSIPSAPNNSQDSQSTKRPKSHKFALAFASSLSCICLLILGLGFLIWWRQRYNKQIFFDVNEQHREEVCLGNLKKFHFRELQLATNNFSSKNLIGKGGFGNVYKGYVQDGTVIAVKRLKDGNAIGGEIQFQTEVEMISLAVHRNLLRLYGFCMTATERLLVYPYMSNGSVASRLKAKPALDWATRKRIALGAGRGLLYLHEQCDPKIIHRDVKAANILLDDYCEAVVGDFGLAKLLDHRDSHVTTAVRGTVGHIAPEYLSTGQSSEKTDVFGFGILLLELISGQRALEFGKAANQKGAMLDWVKKIHQEKKIDLLVDKDLKNNYDRIELDEIVQVALLCTQYLPSHRPKMSEVVRMLEGDGLAEKWEASQSAESTRSRGNELSSSERYSDLTDDSSLLAQAMELSGPR